From Bosea sp. NBC_00550, the proteins below share one genomic window:
- a CDS encoding ABC transporter ATP-binding protein, with the protein MNVTGTPISAKGETLLSVENISLRFGGVKAITDVSFDIRKGEIRAIIGPNGAGKTSMLNCINGFYQPQEGQIVFKGERRAKMRPHRAAAGGIARTFQNVALFKGMSTLDNIMTGRTLKMKKGFFWQALRHGPAMQEEIEHRRVVEDIIDFLQIEHIRKLPVGKLPYGLQKRVELGRALAMEPELLLLDEPMAGMNLEEKEDMCRFILDVNNQFGTTIALIEHDMGVVMDLSDRVVVLEYGRKIADGTPDEVKANQRVIDAYLGVAH; encoded by the coding sequence ATGAACGTGACGGGCACCCCCATCAGCGCCAAGGGCGAAACCCTGCTCTCGGTCGAGAACATCTCGCTGCGCTTCGGCGGCGTGAAGGCGATCACCGACGTCTCCTTCGACATCCGCAAGGGCGAGATCCGGGCCATCATCGGCCCCAACGGCGCCGGCAAGACCTCGATGCTCAACTGCATCAACGGCTTCTACCAGCCGCAGGAAGGCCAGATCGTCTTCAAGGGCGAGCGCCGCGCCAAGATGCGCCCGCATCGCGCCGCCGCCGGCGGCATCGCCCGCACCTTCCAGAACGTCGCGCTGTTCAAGGGTATGTCGACGCTCGACAACATCATGACCGGCCGCACCCTCAAGATGAAGAAGGGCTTCTTCTGGCAGGCTTTGCGCCACGGCCCGGCGATGCAGGAGGAGATCGAGCATCGCCGCGTCGTCGAGGACATCATCGACTTCCTGCAGATCGAGCACATCCGCAAGCTGCCGGTCGGCAAGCTGCCCTACGGCCTGCAGAAGCGCGTCGAGCTCGGCCGCGCGCTGGCGATGGAGCCCGAGTTGCTTCTGCTCGACGAGCCGATGGCCGGCATGAACCTCGAGGAGAAGGAGGACATGTGCCGCTTCATCCTCGACGTGAACAACCAGTTCGGCACGACGATTGCGCTGATCGAGCACGATATGGGCGTGGTCATGGACCTCTCCGACCGCGTCGTCGTGCTCGAATACGGCCGCAAGATCGCCGACGGCACACCCGACGAGGTCAAGGCCAACCAGCGCGTCATCGACGCCTATCTGGGAGTGGCGCACTGA
- a CDS encoding branched-chain amino acid ABC transporter permease, with amino-acid sequence MAQAPDLLVQTIWEGLVSGVLYALIALGFVLIFKASGVFNFAQGIMVVFAALTLVGLYEKGVPAFLAVIITLGVMFALAVTIERVVLRPLVNQPDIILFMATFGITYFLIGFGEALFGGNPKQMIADQLYLPKGALDLQILGGLVSLQKIDIAAAIIASLMIAALAAFFQYTRIGRALRAVADSHKAALSVGISLNQIWVIVWFTAGIVALITGIMWGARSDVSFALEIVALKALPVLILGGFTSIPGAIVGGLIIGIGEKLGEFYWGPLIGGGIESWLAYFIALGFLLFRPQGLFGDKIIERI; translated from the coding sequence ATGGCGCAGGCGCCCGACCTGCTCGTGCAGACGATCTGGGAGGGCCTCGTCTCCGGCGTGCTCTACGCCCTGATCGCGCTCGGCTTCGTCCTGATCTTCAAGGCGTCGGGCGTGTTCAACTTCGCCCAGGGCATCATGGTGGTGTTCGCGGCGCTGACGCTGGTCGGCCTCTACGAGAAGGGCGTGCCGGCCTTCCTTGCCGTCATCATCACGCTCGGCGTCATGTTCGCGCTGGCCGTCACCATCGAGCGCGTGGTGCTGCGGCCCCTGGTCAACCAGCCCGACATCATCCTGTTCATGGCGACCTTCGGCATCACCTATTTCCTGATCGGCTTCGGCGAAGCCCTGTTTGGCGGCAATCCCAAGCAGATGATCGCCGACCAGCTTTATCTGCCCAAGGGCGCGCTCGATCTGCAGATTCTGGGCGGACTGGTCTCGCTGCAGAAGATCGACATCGCCGCCGCGATCATCGCCTCGCTGATGATCGCTGCGCTTGCCGCCTTCTTCCAGTACACCCGCATCGGGCGCGCGCTGCGGGCCGTCGCCGATAGCCACAAGGCGGCGCTCTCGGTCGGCATTTCGCTCAACCAGATCTGGGTCATCGTCTGGTTCACCGCCGGCATCGTGGCGCTGATCACCGGCATCATGTGGGGCGCGCGCTCGGACGTCTCCTTCGCGCTCGAGATCGTCGCGCTGAAGGCGCTGCCGGTGCTGATCCTCGGCGGCTTCACCTCAATCCCGGGCGCCATCGTCGGCGGGCTCATCATCGGCATCGGCGAGAAGCTCGGCGAGTTCTACTGGGGCCCGCTGATCGGCGGCGGCATCGAGAGCTGGCTCGCCTATTTCATTGCGCTGGGCTTCCTGCTGTTCAGGCCTCAGGGCCTGTTCGGCGACAAGATCATCGAGAGGATCTGA